Part of the Henckelia pumila isolate YLH828 chromosome 2, ASM3356847v2, whole genome shotgun sequence genome is shown below.
atcaagtctgaaaatctcaaataaacaaatcaagttttctaaataaattgtttggcccaatcacgtggccttgatcgaagaaaaactactactcactaataaacatgattaaacaaaccaatcctaaaatcataaaataaaaaatattagagTAAAAGAAAAACTGAAGAATTGTTCTACAGCCGCCGTCAGCCTTCGTGCATAATTAAAAAGACATAAAGTTCTCAAAAagataataaaatttctatttataGGTCTGCACCAATTAGAATTCTCGTGACCTAGAAATTCGCAAACACATGCgcccccgaacacgcgcgcgcgtgcCCCTTTAAAAGTCAGTGGCTTCTGAACaactctcgcgcgcgcgcggcttccCTTCAAGCTTCTCTGGTTATTAATTCTGCGCGCGCGGGGTGTAGAAACTCTCCTGCGCGCGCCTTGGCTTTGATGACTCTGGAGATTacttctgcgcacgcgcgaaGAGTAGACCTCGCGCGCGTGCACCTTGTCCGCACAGATAGTTCCGAAAATGATTTAGTTTcttacaaaattcaaccaggagagtataatacattcacataaaataaaatactgacaaaactcacaaaaataaaataaatgcatgcgaaataaatataaattgacctAAAATAATGTatactaaacacacttatcagCTACCATCCTTGATCTATTCTATGCTGGTATCTCAAGAaattgagaaggatgatgatgaatCTCTTATTGAGCCTGAAGAAGTGTTGAAGATTGCACCTGCATTACTTCGAGGAAACAGAAAGGTAGACCTACCTTGTTCTGAATCAAGTGTTGCTGCAGATGTTATGACAGATGTTTTCAACacctcctctgccactgccatCTTTGTTCCACCCTCCACATCTCAATCCATGGATACAACCTTCATCACAGCTCAACTACTACATACTGAACAGAAGATCACACAAGCTAGCTAAAACTAATCTAGCCTATTATGAAGGGTTGAAAGCTCATTACGAGAATATGCTTGGTAAAGCTATCTCTTCTggacaaaaaaaaaagggagATGATGGTGATGAGAATGATGGCTCGTCTGAGAGCAATAAATTTTAGATTGGCTTAGTTGGTTTAGTTTAAATTTTGTTAGTTTAAGTTTGCTTctattttggttttattattaGGTGCTAAGTTGTTTTGCTCTGCTCCTAATCAACACTGTTTTCTCTTATTTGTGTTCTGAATGTCTTATTTGTTTCTCCTTTTATACATGATTGATGATCCGAAGTATTGTAGCTAGATGTCGCTAACATATTGGGACAACACCTCTACTTATACTTAAGGAGAGAATCTGTTCTTatattcagggggagttttgaAATTTAAGTGGAGTTGGGAAATGCGATGATTTGTTTTGAATTTAATGTGtgttgtccagaaaggcaaaaaggagGAGATCATTGAAAGAGATATTTTATTCCTTCAATATTCCTTATGcctaaaaagattttatttaaagtcTTTTGTCTTTCTAGGACATGAAGTATCTTTGAGATAGAGTGTTAAATTATTTGTTTCCTTATTTAACTAGATTTGAGATATTATTGAGTTTATAATCATAACATTTATTATCTCACATCTAATTGTTTGATTTCTCAATATTTGTCGATTTGGTTTGATCAAATCTAGAAGAATCCTATGCATACAAGGAAACAAAGAAGAGAAAGATTCTTGCCTATATATTGAAGAAGGCGTGTATTACGAGAGAACGACTGATATAGAGTTTTTCTAGAGAGCTTATGCACGTGCATTCTGAAGTTTTTCTAAAGCTTATTTTGGGTTATGTTCTTACTTGATTGTCTTGAAGATTTGAGAGCATTAGAGATCGGAGATTTATGTTGCTCTCGTGGTCGCGTTTTGGCATCAAGAATTCAACTTCTTGctctattttctttattttatcttACATAGAATTTTTaagagttattttgatttttttttattttctcacatgtttttTAGGAAATTAAGTTTgacaataattcactagttttagggttatgtaaactctttgattgttttctagtAAAATTTTTGCCTTGAGGCGTTGCAAgagtataattttatatttttgcttAAATAtatgagtctatttatttggttgctagTTTACTTTATTCacgtttttattattttccgcTGCATATTACTCAATGTGTTATTGAAGGTATTGTCAACACCTTATGACAACATTtaaaactgtttatgtgcaaccaatTATCCCTTACATATACAATGCAAAAATTTTACGCAtatattcatacttttatattAGGTAAAAAATAGATGGGATAATCTTACTGACAGAGAAATGAGAAACATGTGGAATGAAAACTTTAACTTGTCATGAGTTTTACTCATATCGAGCTTTAAATCTACAAATCCTGATTTATTCTTCATGTTGTTTCATATCCAATGCATGCACTCAAAACCCACGACCACATTATCCAAAATCAACCGTCCTGGTGTAAAATTGGAaaatattgttttgatttgagatCTGAAATTTCTTATTCACGATTtaaaccaaataaaaaaaatcaacaaattAAATATGCTTATGATATGATTTAAAATGAGTAATATGCCTCTTTACAAAATAAACTTATCcgtgtatataaatatattatcttCAATTTGTTCCGTTCAGactattttcttcttttttttttctttctttcttttttttttaagaacccGTTCATAAGCTCTTTTTTTAAAGCTATTTTCAAGAACAAGAATTACGTGACCATGAACTGTATAATTGATGTTTATGACTGTAcgtaatttataatattttgattttataaCAAAGAAATTGGCAATTAAGAAAAGTTTTGCGGTTTGAATCGAAACAAAATAGTAAACTTTTGATTCTGGAGACCTTGATCGTGTAGCCTCGTCCCACTATTTGCTTCGATTAATTGTCAAACAAAAATCTTTAGTCGAAACAAACACAAATTCTTACAATAAtctatttcaaaatcaaatGCTAGCATAACAATTGTTCAAAACAAAACATTTTCTCCTTTGTAATCAATGACACGAACACGAAAAGCGTCGTTTCCATTTTCATGTTGATGCCGTTGAATTTGCTTGGCTGAGTCCACCAATGATATTTTACACTCATTCAACTCGATGTATTGAAGCAAATCTATTTCTCCTACGCCACTAGGAAACTTATCAATCCAAATGGCACGATCGAGAATCAAGCTTTCGAGGCATGGGAAGTGCTCTTTCTCCATTTCCCACTTCAGTAAATAATCAAGCTTTCGAGGCATGGGAATAGAAATACTTGAGTTGAGGAAATTGACCTTCCTCTGTTTTCCCACTTCTAGATATAGCTTCTTTAGACCCATTGGAAAAACATGCTTCCATGTCATTGAGTAATCTGTAGAGAAGTTGTAGTACATGCGGATTTCTAAGTCCTCGAGGTTTAGTAACTTGGAAAGCCTGTCGAAATTAAAATCACCCCAATTACGATTCTCCATATAATATCCAACTTTCAATTTCTTCAGATTCACAAGTATTCTGATCATCTCTTCCTCGAATATAAAATCAATCACTGTCTCAATTGTTTGTAGACCACTTTCGTAAACAATATTTCCTATGTCAGAGGGATAGGTTAAACGAAAGGAGGTTTCCCAGATCAGAAGCCTTAACTTCCACGCCTTTAAAATTTCATATGGTACTTCTAATATATTACGGCCTATTCCGTAGTTCAAAAATACACGAACAACTACAGTTTCGAGATTGGGATGTTTTGATATCAAGACTGGCAGTTCACGATAGCTGGATGGGGGTGAGCTTAAGGAAAAAGCAAAGTACCATAAATTGACGAATGTAGAGAATACATAGGAAATATTCTCCGAATAAGCACGGGGTGCATCCAAGATACAGACGTGCCTAGATCGTACATGTAGACTTGGAAATGATAGTAAGCTCTCATCAAATAGAATTGAGCGTACGCTCAAATCGTTTATATTCAATTCGGAACATCTCTCGATGATATGAATTTTGAGGCGGCGATATGGATTCTCTATGAATTCTTTATATGGATACCTTTTGGAACGCACATGATGATGAAAAAACCACTCTTCTTCAGCTTTTGTTATGCAAATCTCCCTCAACATATCATGGATTCCAACCGTTTCGAGTTTCCCATCCGGCCCTTTCTTGCTCACTAACACCAAACTTCTCTCCACAAGATCCTCCAAATAACGTTCCCCAACATCTTCCAAGCATTTGAAGTGATGGTTTGGTTTCAGAAATCCCTCGGCAACCCACAACCTGATTAGCTTCGAAACATCTATATCAGAATCTTCTGGGAAAGCTGCAATGTATAGGAAACATGGTTTTAGTCGAAGAGGCAACCGATCATAACTAAAACAAAGTATCTTTGAGCATTGAAGCGCAATTGTAGGCTCTCTAGAACTTATATTTTCCGAAATATTTCCCCACACTTGTTCGCTCATCACGTTGCCTGAAGAAAGGACTAGTCCTGCAACCACCACGATGGTGAGTGGAAGTCCGCCACAATCTTTGGCAATCTTTTTCCCGACTTCCACGAGTTGGGGAGGACAAGAATATTGTTGTCCGAAAACCCTTTCTCGAAGTAGTTTCCAACTTTGACCAGCCAACTCCAATATTCTACTCGTCAACAAGATCCTACTTCCATTGCCGTCATCTGGAAATAACATCTTCAAATCGTTCCAAGCCTTTGTACTCCATATATCATCAATCACAACGAGATATCGCCTTCCAATGAGATTTTGATACACTATTTTTGCGAGTTCTGCTTCGCTCTTATCCCAAGATTATTATgtgtgctctgataccataaatatagtgatccttaccaagatcacctactaatcagaaacttaagcatgcaattaacttaataaaacagtaaaccagaataaaactgcggaagcaataaacattatacaattccAAAGAAAAGGAATTTGCAGATACCCAaatagtttatacaaccaaatcgaatagtgtATTATCAcaatacatcaaaataaaatcctaggcgaagctccacctggccaaccactgtctagtccctcctggatccacacGCCTCATcaaatcgcaaacctgccccatggaatagggtgtccagatacacaaagtacgagatgtgagcataaaacgctcagcacgagagtatgagtttacatgcatgcaagtgtacccGCCTACTGAACTATaggccaagaatcagataacaaatacAAATCGGGCCCAGGTATGTAGCACTTGTGCCgtctcttcaggaggtggctcccataccgaataccagtggatactccggacccaaatcgatggaagtccatccactaacaggatagggtaaaaccctactaccagaaatttcaaaagagatagctcaatatgcaaatgtatgcagcataaaatcatgtcatgtaaatcatgcagtcacataacacatgcatactcagttaggatatctcgaacagtactttcgtacctcaactactaggAAAGCTCTACCGGTTCTAGGTTCACACCTATAGTCCGCGCTacaatgccaaatgatactaataacattaaagtgctctaaaagctttgactaagctattgcatactcctaaatatttttaggaagcaaaagctatatctGGGTCCGTCGTCAgctctttgatgtcgatgcccctagaacttgggcacaactccgctgcgACTCCCGAACGCCTTGCTGACCCCcgaaccaagcctaggaaggctagaactacTAATATAAGCTTAAAAGGAAAGAGAACTCACGGAATTGGCAAGGAAAAGTGAAGCCTCGACTCTATATTTATAGGACacaatcggaacctccgatgcagcatcggagcttccgttgttGCTTATCCGCCATGGGGCAAAATCTCATTGGCTGGTTGCGGATAGGGGATATCGGaactgataagtgtattttatacacttaatttatatatgattttaattgttaaatatttgtttcgagcagatttatgaggtgttttgttgtttttgtgcttacagagaattattgattttatttggaaaagtgaagaaaaataagaaaagaagagaaaattagaagaataaaagaaaggaaaaagaaaagaagagaaaattgaagagaagaaaggaaCGATCAGATGGAAGAAAATGGGCTTTCTGATTGGGCCTTAAAAGTTTAGCGCTAAAACAAGCGCTGATGAGGAAGGGAAGAAGAGCTATCGCGCAAGATTTGGAAAAGCGagagaattgagatttcgagatcaaggcgcgcccgcgcttttTATATAAACTGACATTAATATCCCAACATGTTCTTCCTTATTTTGTAAAGTCAATTGATGTATTTAAATTTTGCATACTTTCTTATTTATTAGATATATTAGCATGacataaatacaaataaaattattttacgacataaaaaatattatattattataacatATAAAACTATATCTAAaaatgttattttaaaaaactttaaaaattatgtcactgaatattttaattataattttatgcttttttaaatgatattatatgaaAAATTATATAGTTATACTctattggtttttttttattcaattatACTATATCAGTTAGGATcatgatattatatttttataaaaaaaaattttacgtTTGTTGTGATTTTGTAATATTGTCCTCAagtttattatataatttacatGGTTATATATATTACTTGATTTGAATACCAGTTAAATGAAATTAGGTGAATTTACTTCGAAGAAATATAATCAAGTTAATAATATAAGTAAATCAAgataattgatttttaaaaaaaaaataatctaatttaaaatatttcatttagaactttatttgatttttttttcaattctgcagaaaaaataatgaataaaaataaaataacatgtaTTTTAAAATTACAATTCAAAAGATAATAAGATAACCAAATTTAATAATAcatgtaaatttatttaatattttatgtctGATGTTATTTAATGAAAAATTTATGTATCTTTCAATAAAGTCGagatctaaataaaatatattaataaattaaacttaaatgcagattaattataattttatttaattaaacgtataattataaattttaaaataaaataaaaattataatagttAATATGAAAAAGTTTAAGGTTGGAAGGTCAATCAATATAACATATATAAAGAAAGTCATATATAGGGTACTTTTgtcaaacaaaataataaaaatataatggaGTGTGATTAATAatttttggagtgtaaataacactctCCATCATTGTTTACTTTTAGACCTTTATTTTCAAAacatttttacatttttttgttaaaaaattttgCGGGGACAGTTTCTTCTCTATTCATAGTTAGTGTATGTTCTTTTTTGTGAATCATGTAATTTCTTTGGCAATGTTTGGTGTATATGATAAGGGAGGACGATGCCCACAGGGGCATATGTGAATTGGTAAGATTTGAGGTGACGTGAAAAGAGATTATCCAGCGTTGAGGTTCGATcatcgtgtggagcatattccatGCTGAAATATTatgggggtatgctctggggattgggtcatgttgctccctccttcaggttTCTGctgctcgtgcacatccctcgatttaaccttcgcatgagccaatgggcctctgactcatgtggaatgAGGTCTCCTTCGGGATCAATCCTTTTTGTATAAGGGACGATGATTTTTTAATCCCTCTCTTATCATGTGTTTTGTATGTAGGATAAAAATTATGATAGGCCCATTCAGCCTACACCCGGCTTGCACCGTAGAGATTTTTATCCTTTTTATGttgtttaattaataatatcttgAGGGAAGGAGATATaagatttgataaatttttgTTTCCTAAAATTAACGATAATTACTCATCTGCTTTAGGGTGTCAATTCGGGTGGGTCGGGTGGTTTCGGATCGGGTTGGCGAaaatagttttttaaaaattgctCGACCcaaacccgacccgaacccgaaccaACCCAAAAATGAacaacccgaacccgaacccggcTAACCAGACTAACCCGATCAACCCGAACCCGGCTAACTCGACTAACTCGATCAACCCGAACCAACCcgattatttttacttttttaacaaaataattaaattaaaattataaacacacaataataatagtaatatttaatttaatcacataataataaaatctaatcttatatataatttaaatttgaaagtctaGTTGTATTCTCATATCATTTTTTAAAGATAAAAATCAAAAAAGCATTGAGTTggtatttattaaattttcataTGAGTTTCAACAAATAATCGTAATAGATTATGACTCAATTTGATGATTCGACTCATTTTCTAATTATATCTAATGAATCCACCGGGCCTTTTATTTAATTACTTATACAGGTTCGAGAATTTACCCACATAGAGTTTTGAGTTCATGATGCTAATCAAATGCTCTAGTTTTAGATATTTTTTTGGAGCATCGTGACTCCCAAAGTTCTAGTATTCACAAAGTTTTTTATCGTCTAGTATTAGCCGATTACCCGAATTTTTTCTAAtcaaataatatcaattttttttttctacatcACCCTAGACGCCTGCATCATCCCAAACCCACAATCACATggctgattgaatttgtatgggGACAAATCATCCACAGTGAAaccagaattgtaattttttcaacgcaataattaatgatttgccCAACCACGAAGCCAAATTTGACACTGCCTTTGATTCGCTCTGGTCCTTTACGCAATCCGACTTCTGGGTTGTTTCGATGAATCACCAAATAGTATGTGCATTTATCTTGTGggaaaactatttttttatattcaaatatttaaaataaaaaagagagTAGATAAGGATACATCCTTTTCCATGTTTCATGTGGTGGAtatcattgattttttttttaatagtttCTTGATCAAGATCAAAGAATAATATGAGGAGTTTTTAGAATGTATCACAATCTTGTGTTAAGTTAATTCAAGAAAACCATCTAACTAGTTGTGAGAGAGATCTCCGACGACACAACCCaaataatgaaaaaatattaatttttatgtcaaaattattatttttcatcatAAGATATAGATCAGATCGACCTGTCTCACGAATTTAGACAGAGGCGGATCCAGGATGTTATGTTTGGGGAAGCCGTATATCATGTGCAGCTAGCTATGACGATGCTACATATTTCTAACAAGGGTCCTTATTTTCGCTCTTTCAAAATTGTGATCTATGTGTTAGTTTTCTAAAAATTTGTATTTGAGTGTGATAAACacataaaagaaaaattttgaGAACTAACTGACACGAAACTTAAACAAATGTAAAAGCAAGATGGAGATGTAAAAGCAAGATGGAGTTCACGATCGATAAATATATATTGGAgtgtaataaataaatatatagcacatatatatgtttttttaaaaaaggcatatatatgttttttttaatataacaaTAAGCTTTTAAAAATTGTCGAGGACCGCGAGAATTCATCACTATTAgcgaaattaaatattaacttaataaaaatcCTATTTTTTGGGgtcattttatattttattttaaaatttaatttaaagttcAAAAAGTATTTTTATACTAATTTTGTAGATATTTTTCAAAACGAAAATGATAAGTGAAAATAAAAGttagttttttatttatgaaaattatccACACATAACGTCAAtacaaaaagtaaaaaaaattcaattactCAAGAAAGACCCAATTTGAGACAAAAGGAAATaaggaaaaatttaaattttaaaatattgagataaagagaaatttaaaaataaataaatatttaaatttaatttaaaaataaaattagaatGAAAGGACAAAAGATTTGAACCAATAATTCTCTCCGAAAGAAATACATTATCGCACAGCCCTCGAGTAAAAGACTAAAACTACTAAGAATATACACTGAGGCACACCAAACACATCAAACATGCACTAATTATGATAAATATgtggcctatttataggtggAGTTCGGCAGGTTTGAACTTCGAATGCATGTCATGTCTCAGGCTGTTActgatcggacgtttcgatttgtacttcgaaagctccgatcttaTTCGAACATTTCAATCCCTTACTTCGAAAGATCCAAACTACCATTGAGTACATATGTCAACAACACTTTGACAACTCACAAGACCAGCAATTTGGAGGGTCCAATCCCACCTCGGGTCGTTCGAACTTGCCATTTGTCAATATATTTTTGACAACACATCGATCATGCAGCTACTacggttcggaagctccgaactgaattcggacggtccgaaccaatACTCTGATTTCAAACCACTTCGGATGGATCCTAACTACTCGGGTCTTCGAAATTCTCTAACTATTTTCGAACATTATGGAGTCGATTTTccacttgattttattttaataaaatctaTTAATCATATTTAACTATTTAAACAAGTTTAACTACTTTAATCACATAAAAAAGAATTATGGTTACTACAGAAACTCGTTTGATAGGTCTTGCAATAGATCTATTTGCGGTATAACCGaatatgatataatttttttacgttttttcttcttctattttaaaaaataataatactagTAGACTTTGGTGATTACAGATGATTTACAATAACTCACTTTAGTTGGGCTCCGGCTGACCACTATTGTCTACCGAAACTCTTAGCTTATCGACTTTAAACAATCTGTGCAAAAAGACCTTTTAAATAAAgtttattttcatttaaaatttcAGCACAGTTCTTTTTTGGCTTAATTGGATCTTGAAAGCTCGATAATTCGGAAATTTTAGTGATCGAGTATGGAGACTGATAGTTTGAATATCGATACTATTTATAGGAGAAAACAAACGTTCAAATTTGAATGGATTTTTTTAAGATCGTACAAGTGTCGTTGCCAAAAATAGCAGTTATTGGCCCCGTTTGATTTCAAAAGCCAAgcaaaaaaagcacttttttaagtgcttttcagttaacaaggtgtttgattgaccaaaaaagtgcttaaatagcactttttaagtcaaaattagagctttttcaaaagctaaaaattgcagcttttaaaagcacttattttaaaaaatctctataaaatccaaacggGCTCATTGTCACGCGTACAAATTTCTTGAAATAGTACTATCAATGAGTGATAGGATAATTAAGTAATACatatataagtaatatatataatgtaaattaaaaaaaaataagtaaaaatagttaatacattatttgatttgatggatagattataatttatttgatttaattgatataaattaataattaataaataaaaaaataatataacgaaaataaaacgaaattgattgtgataagttatacataaattaataatatatcaaaccaaacaatacCTAAGAGATTATATTCTATAGTGAGTAGTGATAAGAGATCatcttgattaaaaaaaaaaaaaaaaatggtatcATGAGATCGGCTAGGCTTGGTCTTATCAAGAAGTCAAGAAGATAActcttttaattaaaaaaagggttgaccccgaagaAAACTTTATTTCACATGAGTCAGAAGTTCATTAGCTAATGCGGAAATTAAATCGACCCGCTTCCTGAATATAGAttcgtgagaccgtctcactcAAAATCTAGTATAATATAAATCtagtattattatattatatatcacGTGATTTATAGAAAATATATCAGATGACCCACCACCATAAATCAtacttctatcatctcaacaTGGCACTCGTTCAATTTTCACGTGCTATTTTTTTGCATTATTTGagaaaaacgaaaaaaaaaacaaatttaataTGCTTACATGCATATACTGCGTGTTCATGGCACTCGTtctatataatattatttattaataagcTAGATAGTtatctaaaaaataattgaGTTAAAACCattctatatttatattttttgtatttctCTATGAGAGTTGaaaaattatgatgatatgatgacaTTATTTAAAGTTAAAATCCTCATGTTGAAAATATActataataaaaagaaaaaaacaaaatttttggtcctatatatttacatattgcaattttagttatttattttatcaaatttcagttttagtaatgtatttttcaatttttttaacaatttcaGTTACTTTTTATTAGGAATGTCGATGTGGCACTGGCACACTGCACACATTAATATCATGTTTGTACTACATCAGCGCCATGTTTTTCGCATCAAAAGCCACGTAAAAACAAAGACTAAAATTACtataaaaataagaatataaaactaaaattgaaatttggcAAGATAGcggacaaaaaaaaaacaggtaACCATATATGATCCAAAATGTACTTTTTCCTAATAAAGATGGTGTTATGTTGATGGTTATTGTCCATCCGACACCAAGATATATCTTTGACAAATTATAATTCAAGAACAAACACATCGTCTCCTAAATCCGTACGTGAGACCGTTACTCACTAAAAAAATTTGTAttatcttttcttttcttctcattTTATAGTTGTTGAAAAGGGACTCAATATATATTTCTTCGATTGGATTCTTTCAAGAGCGAAATATCAATTATTTCTTCAAACAGATTTTActaaaatcataatatatataatgtagtgacccgcaccgtgatcacctactaatcagaacttaagcatgtaattaattaataaaataatcttaatcaaagTAACTGcgaaatcttaaaataaaataataccaggtaggcaaaacctagtggtcaactgtgctatccagccttggtcaccacctaacctccctgtccgcGGGAGAaatacctgcaactgccccatggaatagggcatgcagccaacaaaaaataaccgaaattgagcctaacatgctcagtacgagagtatgagtatacactattatatgcgcatgaatgcaaatgaactgggtaccaagacactcaggtcaagaaacaagctcaaagaccgggcccagggtatatagcacacgctgcgccgtcgcatcaggaggtggctcatatacccagtggataatggtgacctgatactagtacatgtgtccaaccatcacggtgacctgacacaagacttacgtatccaaccatccacaactcgtagggtgagcgctctactacaggatacctctaaggtaaaagctcaatatgctcatgtatgcaacatacagtcatgacatgctgtatataaagacatataaaatatgcaatcacataatccatgcaaacacataatacatgcatactcaatctggatatctcgaataatactttcgtacctttctaagacagatcctagaagctctcatctaggtccaagcctaccatgcaacactacaacataaatacccatgcattacctagcatgccaaacatcacctactaggctctaaaagccttaattaaactatagcctacccagagcctgggcatagcctagctacgacccctggacgcctcgccagagctccacCGCCTGGCTGCTattgcggacactgtccgctaaaaattatactatttcctactccaactcttaaagaaagagttccgaagcccttaaatagagcaaTTACCGGGAGATGAGAGGAAAATTGTGCCTTCAAAATGAGGatttcggacccctatttataggcaaagtttggacggtccgaactgccacttgtccgagcctttAAGACAT
Proteins encoded:
- the LOC140879094 gene encoding putative late blight resistance protein homolog R1B-23; translation: MLFPDDGNGSRILLTSRILELAGQSWKLLRERVFGQQYSCPPQLVEVGKKIAKDCGGLPLTIVVVAGLVLSSGNVMSEQVWGNISENISSREPTIALQCSKILCFSYDRLPLRLKPCFLYIAAFPEDSDIDVSKLIRLWVAEGFLKPNHHFKCLEDVGERYLEDLVERSLVLVSKKGPDGKLETVGIHDMLREICITKAEEEWFFHHHVRSKRYPYKEFIENPYRRLKIHIIERCSELNINDLSVRSILFDESLLSFPSLHVRSRHVCILDAPRAYSENISYVFSTFVNLWYFAFSLSSPPSSYRELPVLISKHPNLETVVVRVFLNYGIGRNILEVPYEILKAWKLRLLIWETSFRLTYPSDIGNIVYESGLQTIETVIDFIFEEEMIRILVNLKKLKVGYYMENRNWGDFNFDRLSKLLNLEDLEIRMYYNFSTDYSMTWKHVFPMGLKKLYLEVGKQRKVNFLNSSISIPMPRKLDYLLKWEMEKEHFPCLESLILDRAIWIDKFPSGVGEIDLLQYIELNECKISLVDSAKQIQRHQHENGNDAFRVRVIDYKGENVLF